From a region of the Cervus canadensis isolate Bull #8, Minnesota chromosome Y, ASM1932006v1, whole genome shotgun sequence genome:
- the LOC122436480 gene encoding E3 ubiquitin-protein ligase SIAH1-like has protein sequence MSRRTEREPTGPSNGAPSSRTVPDLAGTTASNNDLASLFECPVCFDYVLPPILQCHNGHLVCSDCRPKLTRCPTCRGPLTSIRNLAMEKVAVSVLFPCKYAFFGCEITMPPTEKADHEEHCEFRPCCCPCPGNFCGWQGSVNAVVPHLMQKHESIITLQGEVVVFLAVSINLSGALDWVMMQSCFGFHFILILEKLETYDGHQKFFSVVQLVGTHEQAEKFSYRLELNGNRRRLTWEATPLSIHERVETAIMNSDCLVFDPGVAELFAENGNLSIDVTISMC, from the coding sequence ATGAGCCGTCGGACTGAGAGAGAACCTACTGGACCGTCAAATGGCGCGCCCTCCTCCCGGACGGTGCCTGACCTGGCCGGCACAACTGCGTCCAACAATGACTTGGCGAGTCTTTTTGAGTGTCCCGTCTGCTTTGACTATGTGTTGCCTCCAATTCTACAATGTCATAATGGCCATCTTGTCTGTAGCGACTGTCGCCCAAAGCTCACACGTTGTCCAACTTGCCGGGGCCCGCTGACATCAATTCGCAACTTGGCAATGGAGAAAGTGGCCGTCTCGGTACTTTTCCCCTGCAAATACGCCTTTTTTGGTTGTGAAATAACTATGCCACCCACAGAAAAAGCAGACCATGAAGAACACTGTGAGTTTAGGCCCTGTTGTTGTCCCTGCCCTGGTAACTTCTGTGGGTGGCAAGGCTCGGTGAATGCTGTAGTGCCGCATCTGATGCAGAAACATGAGTCCATTATAACCCTGCAGGGAGAAGTTGTCGTTTTCCTTGCAGTCAGCATTAATCTTTCTGGTGCCCTTGACTGGGTGATGATGCAGTCCTGTTTTGGGTTTCACTTTATATTAATCTTGGAGAAGCTGGAAACCTACGATGGTCACCAGAAATTCTTTTCCGTTGTCCAGCTGGTAGGAACACACGAACAAGCTGAAAAGTTCTCTTATCGACTTGAGCTAAATGGTAATAGGCGGCGATTGACTTGGGAAGCCACGCCTCTGTCTATTCATGAGAGAGTTGAAACAGCCATCATGAACAGTGACTGCCTCGTCTTCGACCCTGGAGTTGCGGAACTTTTCGCAGAAAATGGCAATTTAAGCATCGATGTAACTATTTCCATGTGTTGA